Within the Nymphaea colorata isolate Beijing-Zhang1983 unplaced genomic scaffold, ASM883128v2 scaffold0302, whole genome shotgun sequence genome, the region TCACGAATTCTGATGTCCTTGACACCTCCTCCACGCTTGACCATCGATTGGCAGCAGTTGTTCAACTCATTGATCATAGAAGCCTTTCTTTCACGAATCTTGTTGACTTCTGAAATTTGGACATGAAGAAGATGGACCTGGCCGATCATCATGTTAGGAGATGATGAGGCAATGAATGAGTGAGGAGCGAAGAACTTTCCGATGGAGCTGGTAGCAGCAACGACACTAGGCTCTTCAGTGCACATGGGAACCATATACTTCTGGTTGTTGATGAGGAGCATGGGGACAATTCCTAGAGGAAGGGACAGCTTGCCGATCACGTTTTCAATGATCTTGTCACCTTGTTCCGAATCGATTCCTCCACTTTCGAGGAGGCTGTGATCTAAGCTGTCATTGAGTTTTCTCTGGATCACTTCTCTTCTATCGTTAATGGTCATTTTGTGGAAACTTTTTTCTTGAGTGATGGGGATCATCTTGTCAATGTTGTTGATCCTTTCAATGGCACTGATATTGTTCTTGACAAGTGTTTCTCCTTGAAGCTGCTTCAACTTGTAGGATCTGCGCCATTTGTCATCGATTGCCTCCAAGTAGAAAGTATTATCGGCAATCAAGTTAAGATCAACTTCAATCTTGCCCCTCCACTTTCCGTAAGTCTCCTCTTTGTATTTCATCACCTTGGAGTATTCTTCCGGAGAAACTTTGATTCTACTATTGAACATGTTATCTATATCAGTAATTTGACTCTTGGAAAGAGGATTTGAAATGACCTGAGCTTGAAGCATTGTCGAGCAGAGTCCACTTCCATATGAAAACAGGAGggtatttttgttttggatgtCTGGGATTTTGTAGAGTAAGCTGATGAGGCAGGCATAAAGAGAGCCAGTATAGATGTTTCCGATTCTCTTTGAGACGAAAAGAGATGGCTCGACTTTTTTCAAGAAGAGAGAGGCAGCCTCTTGGGCAGTTGTGTTAGGCTTATCCACCTTGACCAATGAATCGAAGGCTTTTTGGATCATTTTGTAGAAGGGTGTGTGGAAGCACAAGTAATCGGTAGATTCGAAGATATTCTTGCCTCCAGCCTTTTGTTTGAGAAGTTTGTAGCATTCCTTCATGGCATTAATGTAAAGATCCATGGAGTTT harbors:
- the LOC116244767 gene encoding uncharacterized protein LOC116244767 — protein: MDLYINAMKECYKLLKQKAGGKNIFESTDYLCFHTPFYKMIQKAFDSLVKVDKPNTTAQEAASLFLKKVEPSLFVSKRIGNIYTGSLYACLISLLYKIPDIQNKNTLLFSYGSGLCSTMLQAQVISNPLSKSQITDIDNMFNSRIKVSPEEYSKVMKYKEETYGKWRGKIEVDLNLIADNTFYLEAIDDKWRRSYKLKQLQGETLVKNNISAIERINNIDKMIPITQEKSFHKMTINDRREVIQRKLNDSLDHSLLESGGIDSEQGDKIIENVIGKLSLPLGIVPMLLINNQKYMVPMCTEEPSVVAATSSIGKFFAPHSFIASSSPNMMIGQVHLLHVQISEVNKIRERKASMINELNNCCQSMVKRGGGVKDIRIREISDSSNGNFKNYSLDVIINVCDAMGANITNTIAEKAKEIVTFMGIKTGISILSNYCIERTTESKFMIPVEHLSWKGHKGIEVAEKVIEAYQFAKTDMFRAVTHNKGIMNGIDAVCLATGQDWRAIESAAHAYATRKGGYQPLTHYEIVEMEGKKYLMGMLELPVAVGTIGGTITKNDLYRQALKIMGNPSTQVLSEIIVTVGLAQNFAALRAMAIEGIQKGHMKLHVRAIMNIAKVPEHLEVACFRFMSARNKFN